The region TTACTCCCCGCTAATAAAGCCTTATCACGAGGCGGCGCTGTTAATGGCGACTGGCTTTATGTGACTGGTGAGCTTGGTGATGCTGCACTTGCATTACAGTTTTTAAAGGGCAACGCAGACGTTGCTCGGGAAGACCAAGAAGCCTTGCTTGAAAAACTTCACTACCCAAAACCAAGAGTGCTTGCCGGTCAAATACTCAAGGAATATGCGTCAGCTGCCATTGATCTATCAGATGGTTTGCTCGGTGACTTGGGACATATCTGCCAAGCATCACAGCTTGGTGCTAATGTCGTGCTGGACGATTTACCGATATCAAACGCATTAAGTGCAAATGTAGGAGCAGAGCAGGCGAGAGAGTTTGCGTTAGCTGGTGGTGATGACTACGAGCTACTGTTTACCGTTTCTCAAGACAACAAAGTGGGAATGGAAACGGCTCTGAGTAATGCTGGCGTAAAATACACCTGTATTGGGCAACTCAATAAGTCGATGAAAATTACGACTACGCTAGACAGTCATCCCGTGCCAATCAATGCCAAGGGATTTGAACACTTTAGTGAAGCATCCGAATGACAAATAAGTCTACCGCAGCATTTACGCTGAGCGACCCTGTTCAGTTCTTGGCACTGGGGTTCGGCTCTGGCCTTGCACCAAAAGCTCCTGGCACTTTTGGCACTTTGGCGGCGATACCGCTCTATCTCATCATGGTGATGATGCTGTCAACGACAAGCTACCTTGCGTTAACCTTGCTGGTTTCTGTTGTTGGCATCGCTATTTGTGGTATTGCCGCTAAGAAGGTTGGGGTTCATGATCACCCCGCCATTGTTTGGGACGAAATAGCGGGTTATTTGATTACCATGGCATTTGTGCCAGTGAGTGTTACTAATGTAATCCTAGGTTTTGCATTGTTTCGACTATTCGATATTGTTAAACCGTGGCCAATCTCTATCGCCGACAAACGCCTACATGGCGGGTTAGGCATTATGCTTGATGATGTATTGGCAGGCATAATGGCATGTGCTTGTTTACACGTAATACTCGCATTTACGCCATTCTAGCTTATATTCTCAGCCAACCTCGTTAGCCCTCGTTAGCTTAGTCCAATTAGCCCAATTCAAATGCCAACAAAAAAGCCGAGCGATACGCTCGGCTTTTGACTATGCCTTACTTTGCGCTAATGCAAAATACGCGTGCGAATGGTACCGTTAATTTGCTTGAGCTCAGCGAGTGCCGCTTCACTGCTTTTGCTCTCAACTTCAATGACCACGTAACCTATCTTATCGTCAGTTTGTAGGTATTGCGCAGCAATGTTAATACCAAGGCCGGCGAACGCGTTGTTGATGGCCGTTAACACGCCCGGTTGGTTATGGTGAATATGAAGTAAGCGAGAAGTGCCTGTGTGCTCTGGTAGCGACACTTCCGGGAAGTTTACCGCTGATAGTGTAGAGCCGTTATCAGAGTACTTAGCAAGCTTGCTAGCAACTTCTAAACCGATGTTTTCTTGTGCTTCTTGGGTACTACCGCCAATGTGTGGTGTTAATATCACATTATCGAAGGCACGCAATGGCGATATGAACTCTTCGTCATTACTCTTGGGCTCGACAGGGAACACGTCAATCGCCGCGCCACCAATTTTCTTGCTTTCTAGTGCTTGGGCGAGGGCGTCAATATCAACGACAGTACCACGTGACGCGTTAATTAAAATACTGCCTTGCTTGATCACTTCTAACTCAGCTGCGCCGATCATATTTTGTGTTTGTGGTGTTTCTGGTACGTGTAAGCTGATCACATCAGACTCTTTTAATAGCGCCGTGAGTGAAGGGGCTTGGCTGGCGTTACCTAAAGGTAATTTCGTTTCAATATCGTAAAAGCGCACGCGCATACCTATGGTTTCAGCCAAGATACCCAATTGAGTACCGATATGACCATAGCCGATAATACCCAATGTTTTACCGCGAGCTTCAACTGAGCCTGCGGCTGATTTGAACCATTCGCCGCGATGTGCTTTGGCATTTTTCTCAGGAATACCGCGCAGTAGCAGTAAAATTTCACCAAGTACGAGTTCTGCCACTGAGCGAGTGTTAGAAAATGGCGCATTGAAAACTGGAACACCAAGCACTTGCGCTGCCGTTAGGTCGACTTGGTTAGTGCCAATACAGAAACAGCCGATAGCAACGAGTTTGTTGGCGTTACTCAGCACTTTTTCTGTTAACTGTGTGCGCGAGCGGATACCGATGAAGTGGACATCTTTGATTTTCTCAATGAGTTCATGCTCTGCTAACGAGGTTTTTAAGTACTCAATATTGCTATAGCCTTTAGCTTTAAGCTCTTCTAGGGCACTGGGGTGAACCCCTTCTAATAGGAGAATTTTAATTTTTTCTTTCGCTAGAGATGTTTTATTCATGATGTCCGTACTTCGTTGTAAAAGTTTGTTTTAGATGGCTAGATACCTAAACTAGCATATAGTGCTCTAACTCTAAAGCACTAAATTAGTCTAATCTAGCCCAAATTACGCTCAGCTTTTATGCTCAGTTACGCCATCTTTCGTACCCAGTAATAAACGATTGGCAGCACGACAGGCAAATAAGCCATTAGTCACGACACCGACAATTGCATTAATGGCAATTTCTGTCGCTTTAGGGTCAAGTATTTTCAGATTATAGACATCGAGAATAACGTTGCCGTTGTCGGTAATCACGCCTTGGCGGTAAACCGGATCACCGCCTAGTTTTACCAGCTCTCTTGCGACATAGCTACGCGCCATTGGAATAACTTCAACGGGGAGTGGAAAGTCACCTAGTACACCGACTTGTTTGCTTTCATCGGCAATACAAATAAACTCTTTGGCGACCGCAGCGACGATTTTTTCACGGGTAAGCGCGGCACCGCCACCTTTGATCATGTGCATGTGCTCATTAATTTCATCTGCACCGTCAATATATACATCGAGCTCGTTAACTTCGTTAAGGTCGAACACCTCGATACCATAGGCTTTTAGTTTTTCAGTCGATTGCTCTGAGCTTGAAACTGCGCCTCGGATCTGGTCTTTAATTTCGGCTAAAGCATCAATAAAGTGATTAACCGTAGAGCCAGTGCCTACGCCAACAATGGTATCGGGTTTAATAAATTTAACGGCAGCTTGGCCAACGGCTTTTTTTAATTCGTCTTGCGTCATTTGTTTCGCCTAAGTGTCTAGATTAAGGTTAATGCGGGTCGATTATAGCGTAGAACTTAAATCCTTCGCTTGAATTATTTGAGTCGGCGTGATGATAGTTGATAAGGGGATATCCCATGGCTCGATAGGAATAAGATCGACTTGCTGACAGTCATGTGCCAAGCCGATAACTTCTGAGCGGGTAACACTTTGACGCGCCTTTGCGTTGCTGGAATTGCCACTATTAACATATGAAACCAGTGTTCGGTCGTAAAAACCACCGCCCATGC is a window of Thalassotalea euphylliae DNA encoding:
- the thiL gene encoding thiamine-phosphate kinase, which gives rise to MKEFDLIKRFFAEQPVRRKDVHLGIGDDCALVSAGEQHHIAVTTDTLVAGVHFFEDADPRAIGHKSLAVSLSDLAAMGAEPSWISLAISMPSIDEHWVRAFCTGVFELSEYYNVQLIGGDTTAGPLSITVTAQGLLPANKALSRGGAVNGDWLYVTGELGDAALALQFLKGNADVAREDQEALLEKLHYPKPRVLAGQILKEYASAAIDLSDGLLGDLGHICQASQLGANVVLDDLPISNALSANVGAEQAREFALAGGDDYELLFTVSQDNKVGMETALSNAGVKYTCIGQLNKSMKITTTLDSHPVPINAKGFEHFSEASE
- the serA gene encoding phosphoglycerate dehydrogenase, with the translated sequence MNKTSLAKEKIKILLLEGVHPSALEELKAKGYSNIEYLKTSLAEHELIEKIKDVHFIGIRSRTQLTEKVLSNANKLVAIGCFCIGTNQVDLTAAQVLGVPVFNAPFSNTRSVAELVLGEILLLLRGIPEKNAKAHRGEWFKSAAGSVEARGKTLGIIGYGHIGTQLGILAETIGMRVRFYDIETKLPLGNASQAPSLTALLKESDVISLHVPETPQTQNMIGAAELEVIKQGSILINASRGTVVDIDALAQALESKKIGGAAIDVFPVEPKSNDEEFISPLRAFDNVILTPHIGGSTQEAQENIGLEVASKLAKYSDNGSTLSAVNFPEVSLPEHTGTSRLLHIHHNQPGVLTAINNAFAGLGINIAAQYLQTDDKIGYVVIEVESKSSEAALAELKQINGTIRTRILH
- the rpiA gene encoding ribose-5-phosphate isomerase RpiA, which codes for MTQDELKKAVGQAAVKFIKPDTIVGVGTGSTVNHFIDALAEIKDQIRGAVSSSEQSTEKLKAYGIEVFDLNEVNELDVYIDGADEINEHMHMIKGGGAALTREKIVAAVAKEFICIADESKQVGVLGDFPLPVEVIPMARSYVARELVKLGGDPVYRQGVITDNGNVILDVYNLKILDPKATEIAINAIVGVVTNGLFACRAANRLLLGTKDGVTEHKS
- a CDS encoding phosphatidylglycerophosphatase A family protein produces the protein MTNKSTAAFTLSDPVQFLALGFGSGLAPKAPGTFGTLAAIPLYLIMVMMLSTTSYLALTLLVSVVGIAICGIAAKKVGVHDHPAIVWDEIAGYLITMAFVPVSVTNVILGFALFRLFDIVKPWPISIADKRLHGGLGIMLDDVLAGIMACACLHVILAFTPF